One region of Dysidea avara chromosome 1, odDysAvar1.4, whole genome shotgun sequence genomic DNA includes:
- the LOC136240724 gene encoding uncharacterized protein gives MSEVEILSRKKRVRGGHRGSTKRTITELYEAIESTDEGEAIITKLRQCKLALEEKLETVKQIDDQILELVPDEELDSEIEQADILFCYCHQCPINRASTSPEAPVTTSVSSSTPVISIAPPTVSLTYTSSIAGSLPFKLPLIPPHTVAGTMAPFSPSVMTTPALPLVSLPDTSVSPLVYHVPLGHVTKVKLPKLTLKRFNGDLTKWATFWDSFVSSVHSHPGLSDVDKFNYLNTLLEGTAAAEAISGLKLTGPNYGEAVAILKRQFGTTKEIVSKHMEALVNIDAVTSQYNLKGLRHFYDLVESQVRGLSALGFLAESYGSLLSPIIMGKLSQEFRLIISRSVRDDSWQLDELMQLMDAEIKARERAVSIASQGGNSNRPARAVSRSFPTSSTLMANDSFSPRCSFCRQGPASTACKRVIEPAERKQILKRSGRCFVCLRRNHTSRECRSTLKCSSCGGRHHVSICTGEVARNTTRSSTTSVTGHSTLQAQSLGSVNSNTPTTTSLQCASSKVPVLLQTARVDVLNPDNSSVSMSVRILFDSGSQRSYITEKLKESLSLTPCSSETMLMNTFGSDKGSKQSCDVVAVSLSLRGGGVLKLYFLSVPQICEPLSNQPLSYVSEHHRHLSELDLADYCCTTEPLEVDMLIGLDHYWKLVTGKVIHEGDGPIAMQTRLGWVLSGPVPGLSCQTTCNLVSTHLLMVDAYMPEESGQSLDSTLKKFWDLESLGVNQDTPDVYAEFERWISFKDGRYEVALPWKETHGALPSNYELSLKRLTGLLRRLRQLPDVFQQYDKVIREQLDKGIVEIVSDKAIQNSLVHYLLHHPVVREDKSTTKLRIVYDASAKSNGSSLNDCLYAGPKFGQSIMDILLRFRTHRVALAADIEKAFLMVSVAPHDRDVLRFLWVNDIKKERPRVTTFRFTRVVFGVSASTFLLNATIKHHVEKYRENHPEFVNLFTRSIHVDDITYGASDEEAAFEVYGKSKKVLAEGGFNLRKFVSNSQSLQSRIESSEGHDLVEVNSSNSSSVVEEDKTYTKDVLGRAQSNEGGEQKILGVRWNYVQDQLVFDLSELAITLRNMEPTKRRIVGIGFTYHGPVQDAIPGSMLE, from the exons ATCACAGAACTTTATGAAGCTATTGAATCCACTGATGAAGGGGAAGCAATCATAACAAAATTGAGACAGTGCAAACTTGCACTTGAAGAGAAACTAGAGACAGTGAAGCAAATTGATGATCAGATTTTAGAATTGGTCCCAGATGAAGAGCTTGATAGTGAAATTGAACAGGCAGACATTTTGTTCTGCTACTGTCACCAGTGTCCCATCAACCGTG CAAGTACATCACCAGAAGCTCCAGTCACAACCAGTGTATCATCCAGCACTCCAGTGATATCTATAGCTCCACCTACTGTATCGTTGACGTATACTAGTAGTATTGCTGGGTCTCTTCCTTTTAAGCTACCATTGATTCCTCCTCATACAGTTGCCGGTACGATGGCCCCCTTCTCACCTAGTGTAATGACAACACCTGCCTTGCCCCTTGTGAGTTTGCCAGATACAAGTGTCAGCCCCCTTGTATATCATGTACCACTAGGACATGTAACTAAGGTGAAGTTACCAAAGCTTACACTTAAACGGTTTAATGGTGATCTCACAAAGTGGGCTACATTTTGGGATTCATTCGTGTCTTCGGTTCATAGCCATCCCGGCCTGTCTGATGTAGACAAGTTTAATTATTTAAACACACTGTTAGAAGgtacagcagcagcagaagCAATATCTGGTTTAAAGTTAACTGGTCCCAACTATGGTGAGGCTGTAGCCATATTGAAGAGACAATTTGGTACCACCAAGGAGATAGTGAGCAAGCACATGGAGGCACTGGTTAACATTGATGCGGTAACCTCTCAGTATAATCTTAAGGGGTTACGTCATTTTTATGATTTGGTAGAATCACAAGTGAGAGGACTGAGTGCACTAGGTTTCTTAGCTGAATCTTACGGAAGTCTGTTATCACCCATCATTATGGGCAAGTTATCACAAGAGTTCCGACTCATTATTAGCCGATCGGTGAGAGATGACAGTTGGCAGCTGGATGAACTGATGCAGTTGATGGATGCTGAGATTAAGGCTAGAGAGAGGGCTGTAAGTATTGCTAGTCAAGGTGGTAATAGTAATCGACCTGCCAGAGCTGTGAGTAGGAGTTTCCCTACTTCTTCAACGCTAATGGCGAATGATTCCTTTTCTCCAAGGTGCTCATTCTGCCGTCAGGGACCTGCATCTACCGCATGCAAAAGGGTGATCGAGCCAGCAGAACGTAAGCAAATACTTAAAAGATCTGGTAGATGTTTTGTATGCCTGCGAAGAAACCACACTAGTCGTGAGTGCCGATCAACACTGAAGTGTTCTAGCTGTGGCGGCAGACACCACGTTAGCATCTGCACTGGAGAGGTGGCGAGAAACACTACCAGAAGTTCTACAACTAGTGTCACTGGTCATTCAACACTTCAGGCCCAATCATTGGGGTCAGTAAACTCTAACACACCTACTACCACCTCATTACAATGTGCCAGCTCTAAGGTGCCAGTACTACTGCAGACTGCACGAGTGGATGTTCTCAATCCTGATAACTCAAGTGTATCAATGAGTGTTCGAATATTGTTCGATAGCGGGAGCCAGCGGTCGTACATTACTGAGAAGCTGAAGGAGTCATTGTCATTGACCCCGTGCAGTTCTGAGACTATGTTAATGAATACCTTTGGGTCAGACAAGGGGAGCAAGCAGTCTTGTGATGTAGTTGCGGTTAGTCTGAGTTTGCGTGGTGGTGGAGTCCTCAAGCTATACTTCTTGTCAGTGCCACAAATTTGTGAGCCTCTCTCCAACCAACCGCTATCATATGTGTCCGAGCATCATAGACATTTATCTGAATTGGATCTGGCAGACTATTGTTGTACTACCGAACCTTTGGAGGTGGATATGCTGATTGGACTTGACCACTATTGGAAGCTCGTCACAGGCAAGGTGATTCATGAAGGTGATGGACCCATAGCGATGCAGACTCGTCTTGGATGGGTGCTCTCTGGCCCAGTACCTGGGCTGTCGTGTCAGACCACATGCAATCTCGTATCAACTCACTTGCTAATGGTTGATGCATACATGCCAGAGGAATCTGGACAGAGTTTGGACAGTACCCTTAAGAAATTCTGGGATCTCGAGTCCTTGGGAGTAAACCAAGACACGCCTGATGTTTATGCGGAGTTCGAGAGGTGGATATCATTCAAGGATGGTAGGTATGAGGTTGCTCTACCATGGAAGGAGACTCATGGTGCGCTTCCTTCCAATTATGAATTGTCATTGAAGAGGCTTACAGGATTGCTGAGAAGATTGAGACAGTTGCCTGATGTATTCCAACAATATGACAAGGTTATCCGAGAGCAACTTGATAAGGGGATAGTGGAGATTGTTAGTGACAAGGCAATCCAGAACAGCTTGGTCCACTACCTACTGCACCACCCTGTTGTTAGAGAGGACAAGTCAACAACCAAACTAAGAATTGTATACGATGCCTCTGCCAAGAGCAATGGTTCTTCCCTAAATGATTGCCTATATGCTGGACCAAAATTTGGTCAAAGTATAATGGACATTCTGTTGAGGTTTCGCACACACCGTGTCGCACTGGCAGCCGATATAGAAAAGGCTTTCTTAATGGTATCTGTTGCACCACATGACAGAGATGTTCTTCGCTTCCTCTGGGTTAATGACATCAAGAAGGAGCGGCCAAGGGTCACAACATTTAGATTCACACGAGTAGTATTTGGTGTGTCTGCGAGCACATTTCTCCTGAATGCCACCAttaagcaccatgtagagaagtACAGAGAGAACCATCCTGAGTTTGTGAATCTTTTCACACGTTCCATTCATGTTGATGATATCACCTATGGTGCTAGTGATGAAGAAGCAGCCTTTGAAGTCTATGGCAAGTCAAAGAAGGTGTTAGCTGAAGGAGGGTTCAACTTAAGGAAGTTTGTTAGTAACTCCCAGAGCCTGCAGAGTCGTATAGAGTCAAGTGAAGGGCATGATTTAGTTGAAGTGAACTCATCAAATAGTAGTAGTGTAGTTGAAGAAGACAAGACGTACACAAAAGATGTCTTAGGTAGAGCACAGAGCAATGAAGGTGGAGAACAGAAGATACTTGGAGTAAGGTGGAACTATGTACAAGATCAATTGGTCTTTGATTTGAGTGAACTAGCTATCACTTTGAGGAACATGGAGCCAACGAAGAGACGTATAGTGGGCATTGGTTTCACCTATCACGGTCCAGTTCAAGATGCTATTCCAGGATCTATGCTTGAGTAA